The genomic interval GCCTGCGGACCCATGGTGTCAGCGTGCGGAAGCGCCTGGCCCGGTCGTCAGCGGCGCGACGACGACTTCAGCTGCGCGCCGGGGCCTGGGCCTACCCCGCCACCTTGTCCGCCGAGGAGCTAACGGCCGTAATCGGCTGGCCCTTCGGCGTGCCGTCGCCGTATGTGCCGGGTCTGCCATCCAGTGGTACGCGGCAGTTGGCCCCAGAACATGCGATACCCAAGGCTGGGGCGGTGTTCGCAATGAGCACGTTTCCGGGTGCTGAGCGGCCCTTGGCGATCTCGACCGAAGACAGGGCGGCGCACACCCTGGTGGTCGGGCCGACTGGCACCGGTAAATCCACATTGATCGAAAACCTCATCAGCCAAGACATCGCCGCCGATCGTGGAGTGATCTTCGTAGACCCGAAAGGGGACGCCGTTTCGAGGGTCCTGGACGCCATTCCGCGTGAGCGCTTGGCCGATGTGGTGGTCTTCGACGTGACGGACGAGCAGCCCATCGGCTTGAACGTCCTTGCTGGAGAGCGGCCCGACCGCATCGCCGGCCAACTCATGCTGATCTTCGACCAGCTGTTTGAGCTCTCACGCAACACGCCGCGCGCCTTCGATGTCCTCCGAAACACGCTGATGACCTTGGCCATGCGCGGCCGGACCGTCATCGAGGTGCCCTGGGCCTTGGCTCCCGGCCCGCGCGGGCAAGCCTTCCGCGACTTCCTGACCGCCGCGCTGGACCACGACGAACTGCGCGAATTCTGGCGGTGGTTCAACCACCTGAGTACCCGCGAGCAGGCCGAAACCGGCGCACCCATCACCCGGCGGCTGCGACCGCTGCTGCTATACCCGGAACTGCGCTGCACCTTTGGTCAGTTGGGGCCGGGCCTGGACCTGGGTCAGGCCATCCGGGAGCGGCAGATCGTGCTGGTGCCGCTGTACCGGGCCCAGCTCCATGAGGAGGCCAATCTCGTCGGCACGCTGCTCCTCAACCAGCTGTGGAACACCGTCCAAAGCACCGAACTGGTCGACCAATTCTCCCTGTACGTCGATGAGTTCAAGGACGTGGCTCATCTGGCGGTGTCCTTCGGTGATCTGCTGGCCAAGGCTCGCGGTCACCGGCTGCCCATCACCCTGGCGACCCAAGATGTCAGCCGCCTGTCGGAGGGCCTGCGCAAGGATGTCCTCAACAACACCCGGACCAAGATCTTCTTTCAACCGGCTGGCTCGGACCTGTCGATCCTGACCCGCGAGCTGGGCGGCTGGGTGTCTGAGGACGACCTCGCCAATCTTGGTTCACGCGAGATTGTCGCTCGCGTGAACGTGGGCGGTGCCGCCCTGCCACCGGTGACGGGCCGGACCTTGCCGCCGCCTCCGCCGGTGGGGTTGGGTAACGCGGCTCGGGCCGCTTCTCGTGCCCGCTACGGCCGTCCTCGTGACGAGGTGGAAGCCGAGATACGTCAGCGTCTGCGCGCGGCCACCGGCGGCGTTCGGCAGCCGACAGCCGCGCCGGCCCCTCCCTTGCCACCGCAGCCGCCAGAGGAGATCGGCTGGGAGGAGTGGGAGCTGTGAGCATCACGAACCGGTACTTGAACCAGCTGGGGCCGCAGCTGACCGAACGCGACCTGTCCATCATCCACGAGGTCGGCCGCTTCAAGCTGCTGACTGGCGGCCAGCTGGAACGGTTGTTCTTCGCCGACTGTTCTGACACCAGTCGGGCCCGCAACCGCCAAGCGGTGCTGCGGCGGCTGACCGGCCACCGGGTGCTGGCTCGGGTCGGTCAGCGGCGAGTCGGTGGAGCCCAGCGCGGTTCAGCCTCGTATTTCTACACGCTGGACGTGGCCGGACAGCACCTGGCTCAGGGCACCAGTGGCCGACCGCGCCGGCCCTACTCCTGGTACGAGCCCACCGCCGCCCACTTCTTGGCCGTGGCGGAGCTGTACGTGACGCTCACCGAGGGCGCCCGCAGTGGCAGCTTCGCTCTGCTCGACTTCCAGCCCGAGCCGTACTGCTGGCGGACCTTCGGCCACCGCATCCTCAAGCCCGACGCGTTCGCCCAGCTCGGGGTCGTCTATCCCGACGGCC from Streptomyces spiramyceticus carries:
- a CDS encoding type IV secretory system conjugative DNA transfer family protein, yielding MPEHQTHQETPARRTYVLSFPKSLRHDAVLNFFRALAGPLRPSLLDQDATVAIELYGDKKGIQLFLSLDPQVTEAVDHALLTHLPGATMSRVDEADDPITTTRWTRVIEVGTTNPHAPLRIASPAAVTAGLLSCFTRLEAGEALAQQFVVTGARPYGEPPGPRLWPPGRAVDRDAFKRKQADVTFLAIGRMAATGPNPSALLARLQAHYGSLRTHGVSVRKRLARSSAARRRLQLRAGAWAYPATLSAEELTAVIGWPFGVPSPYVPGLPSSGTRQLAPEHAIPKAGAVFAMSTFPGAERPLAISTEDRAAHTLVVGPTGTGKSTLIENLISQDIAADRGVIFVDPKGDAVSRVLDAIPRERLADVVVFDVTDEQPIGLNVLAGERPDRIAGQLMLIFDQLFELSRNTPRAFDVLRNTLMTLAMRGRTVIEVPWALAPGPRGQAFRDFLTAALDHDELREFWRWFNHLSTREQAETGAPITRRLRPLLLYPELRCTFGQLGPGLDLGQAIRERQIVLVPLYRAQLHEEANLVGTLLLNQLWNTVQSTELVDQFSLYVDEFKDVAHLAVSFGDLLAKARGHRLPITLATQDVSRLSEGLRKDVLNNTRTKIFFQPAGSDLSILTRELGGWVSEDDLANLGSREIVARVNVGGAALPPVTGRTLPPPPPVGLGNAARAASRARYGRPRDEVEAEIRQRLRAATGGVRQPTAAPAPPLPPQPPEEIGWEEWEL
- a CDS encoding replication-relaxation family protein; this translates as MSITNRYLNQLGPQLTERDLSIIHEVGRFKLLTGGQLERLFFADCSDTSRARNRQAVLRRLTGHRVLARVGQRRVGGAQRGSASYFYTLDVAGQHLAQGTSGRPRRPYSWYEPTAAHFLAVAELYVTLTEGARSGSFALLDFQPEPYCWRTFGHRILKPDAFAQLGVVYPDGRRRKGSFFVEVDRANQYGAKIETKLPQYLAYYQHHRQAQPEQSFPRVVFFAPHEQRMRYLRRLIAERPDARHLFAVGSLDDPLAVLLS